Proteins encoded together in one Citromicrobium bathyomarinum window:
- a CDS encoding phage minor head protein, translating into MSDEHPSAATGMFRRPFTEQVAFFRRKLRNLVPTERWDDLVRQEHDDAFMVAGAVKADLLTDLAAAVDKSLAEGRGLEEFRRDFRDIVQRNGWTGWTGEGSVKGEAWRAGVIYRTNSYTSYAAGRFAQLKAGNFKYWVYRHGGSLEPRPVHLDWDGIALPPEHPFWQTHYPPSDWGCSCYVVGARTKAGIRRVGGDPNKTLPDNWRELDPKTGAPKGIGKNWDYAPGASAADEVNAMAWKLGNWDHRVAKAFMEALSQEQADAISRAYRNLPSTRDDARRYARRIWRDLETSEPGRTLGMLRGDQVNAVGRWRDLDVSGFDFSLTADEVRHVRRNHGDLATELRRGQRRIAPEDFAMLPRVLEEGSTPRFVGMSRGRDRPIFEIVLEIDGETYVTRWEYWRRRRSMSLLSFFVRTGERG; encoded by the coding sequence ATGAGCGACGAGCATCCCTCTGCTGCCACGGGCATGTTCCGGCGTCCCTTTACCGAGCAGGTCGCCTTCTTCCGGCGCAAGCTGCGCAATCTCGTGCCGACCGAGCGGTGGGACGATCTCGTGCGGCAGGAGCACGACGACGCCTTCATGGTGGCGGGCGCGGTCAAGGCGGATCTGCTGACCGACCTTGCTGCGGCCGTCGACAAGTCGCTCGCCGAGGGTCGCGGGCTGGAAGAGTTCCGTCGCGACTTCCGCGATATCGTCCAGCGCAATGGATGGACCGGGTGGACCGGGGAGGGCAGCGTCAAGGGCGAGGCGTGGCGCGCGGGCGTGATCTACCGCACCAATTCCTACACCAGTTATGCCGCCGGGCGCTTCGCCCAGCTGAAGGCGGGCAACTTCAAGTACTGGGTCTATCGCCATGGCGGAAGCCTGGAACCGCGCCCGGTCCATCTGGACTGGGATGGCATCGCGCTGCCGCCCGAGCATCCCTTCTGGCAGACGCATTACCCGCCGAGCGACTGGGGCTGCAGCTGCTACGTGGTCGGCGCGCGGACCAAGGCGGGCATCCGCAGGGTCGGCGGCGATCCGAACAAGACGCTGCCCGACAACTGGCGCGAGCTCGATCCGAAGACGGGCGCGCCGAAAGGCATTGGCAAGAACTGGGATTACGCGCCCGGCGCCAGCGCGGCCGACGAAGTCAACGCGATGGCGTGGAAGCTGGGCAACTGGGATCACCGGGTGGCGAAGGCGTTCATGGAGGCTCTGTCGCAGGAACAGGCCGATGCCATCTCTCGCGCCTATCGCAACCTGCCCAGCACCCGCGACGATGCGCGGCGCTATGCCCGCCGGATATGGCGCGACCTCGAGACGAGCGAGCCCGGCCGCACGCTGGGCATGCTGCGCGGGGACCAGGTCAATGCGGTCGGGCGGTGGCGCGATCTCGACGTTTCAGGCTTCGACTTCTCTCTCACGGCGGACGAGGTGCGGCACGTCCGGCGCAACCATGGCGATCTCGCGACCGAGCTGCGCCGTGGCCAACGGCGAATCGCGCCCGAGGATTTCGCGATGCTGCCGCGTGTCCTCGAGGAGGGAAGCACGCCCCGGTTCGTCGGCATGTCGCGCGGGCGCGATCGGCCGATTTTCGAGATCGTGCTGGAGATCGATGGGGAGACCTACGTCACCCGGTGGGAATACTGGCGCAGGCGCAGGAGCATGTCGCTGCTGAGCTTCTTCGTGCGCACCGGGGAGAGGGGATGA
- a CDS encoding phage virion morphogenesis protein, with protein MFEVKFNSGPARSALSRAMRELEDMTPIFADIREYLIEVHRRRFIEGRDPEGNPWAPKKQSTLDRYRKLGYGNLRRPLIGPGRALSRQIQSFASSNGVVIGSSLIYSGVMQEGAAKGAFGNDSRGNPIPWGTIPARRWLGLSEENETAIVDTVDEHLGDALGE; from the coding sequence ATGTTCGAGGTGAAGTTCAACTCGGGCCCGGCGCGTAGTGCACTGTCGCGCGCGATGCGCGAGCTGGAGGACATGACGCCGATCTTCGCCGACATTCGCGAGTACCTGATCGAGGTCCACCGGAGGCGCTTCATCGAGGGCCGCGATCCCGAGGGCAATCCCTGGGCACCGAAGAAGCAATCGACGCTCGATCGGTATCGCAAGCTCGGTTACGGCAACCTGCGCCGTCCGCTGATCGGCCCCGGCCGGGCGCTGTCGCGGCAGATCCAGTCATTCGCGAGCAGCAATGGCGTGGTGATCGGTTCTTCGCTGATCTATTCCGGGGTGATGCAGGAAGGGGCTGCCAAGGGCGCATTCGGAAATGACAGCCGGGGCAACCCGATCCCGTGGGGCACCATCCCCGCACGGCGGTGGCTGGGCCTGTCCGAAGAAAACGAGACGGCGATCGTGGATACCGTCGACGAGCACCTTGGCGACGCACTGGGCGAATAG
- a CDS encoding phage protease, with protein sequence MTTKSSTLALCGAIALPAQLPDDGSEWLHLLPGGGVVETEDSRGPYTVPSYDAVVTAFNAAGNPLVVDECHATDLAAPKGGSAPARGWIVALESRDDGIWGKVEWNAAGRQLREDKAYRGISPAILHDKAKRVLAIARASLINLPNLKGLTALHQEETTMDWKAMLIEALGLEADATDEAIKAAAMKKLGMGDEDVAEEALQSALQAQAKPIATALGLQADASSDAIVTAIGQLKSGDSGLVAALQSELTELGTKFVALQSERAGEKSAAVIDKAIREGRVGVKAQRDHYLAMHQENPERAEAIINGLPKVGGLALQARDVPQRKADQLDEADTSVIALMALDPEKFKETRAEELGATEAL encoded by the coding sequence GTGACGACCAAGAGTTCAACCCTTGCCCTGTGCGGCGCGATCGCTCTCCCGGCCCAGCTGCCCGATGACGGCAGCGAGTGGCTGCACCTGCTGCCCGGCGGCGGCGTGGTCGAGACCGAGGACAGTCGAGGCCCGTACACGGTGCCGAGCTACGACGCGGTGGTGACCGCGTTCAACGCGGCGGGCAATCCCCTTGTGGTCGATGAATGCCATGCCACCGATCTGGCCGCGCCCAAGGGTGGCTCGGCCCCGGCGCGTGGCTGGATCGTCGCCCTCGAAAGCCGCGATGACGGCATCTGGGGCAAGGTCGAGTGGAACGCGGCCGGTCGCCAGCTGCGCGAGGACAAGGCCTATCGCGGCATCTCCCCGGCAATCCTGCACGACAAGGCCAAGCGCGTCCTCGCGATCGCGCGGGCCAGCCTGATCAATCTCCCGAACCTGAAAGGGCTGACGGCCCTGCACCAAGAGGAAACCACCATGGACTGGAAGGCAATGCTGATCGAGGCGCTTGGCCTCGAGGCGGACGCAACCGACGAGGCGATCAAGGCCGCGGCGATGAAGAAGCTCGGCATGGGCGACGAAGATGTCGCCGAGGAGGCGCTGCAATCCGCCCTGCAGGCGCAGGCCAAGCCAATCGCTACCGCGCTGGGCCTGCAGGCCGATGCATCGAGCGATGCGATCGTCACCGCGATCGGCCAGCTCAAGAGCGGCGACAGCGGACTGGTCGCCGCGCTCCAGTCCGAGCTTACCGAGCTGGGCACGAAATTCGTCGCGCTGCAGTCGGAACGTGCCGGCGAGAAGTCGGCCGCAGTGATCGACAAGGCGATCCGCGAAGGCCGCGTCGGGGTGAAGGCTCAGCGCGACCACTACCTGGCGATGCACCAGGAAAACCCCGAGCGGGCCGAGGCGATCATCAATGGCCTGCCCAAGGTCGGCGGGCTGGCGCTGCAGGCGCGCGACGTGCCCCAGCGGAAGGCCGACCAGCTCGACGAGGCCGACACCAGCGTGATCGCGCTGATGGCTCTCGACCCCGAAAAGTTCAAGGAAACCCGCGCCGAAGAGCTCGGCGCAACGGAGGCACTCTGA